Proteins from a genomic interval of Stenotrophomonas sp. 24(2023):
- the sufC gene encoding Fe-S cluster assembly ATPase SufC — MLKIDNLHARIGDKEILKGLSLDVKPGQVHAIMGPNGAGKSTLGNVLSGRDGYEVTEGSVQFEGIDLLELAPEDRAAAGLFLAFQYPVEIPGVNNTYFLRAALNAQRKARGEEELDSMQFLKLVRQKLAVLHLKDELLHRGVNEGFSGGEKKRNEIFQLAVLEPKLAILDETDSGLDIDALKSVADGVNALRGSERSFLVITHYQRLLDYIKPDVVHVLADGRIVKSGGPELALELEAHGYDFLKDRVVREAAV, encoded by the coding sequence ATGCTGAAGATCGACAACCTCCACGCCCGCATCGGCGACAAGGAAATCCTCAAGGGCCTGTCGCTGGACGTAAAGCCCGGCCAGGTGCACGCCATCATGGGCCCCAACGGCGCCGGCAAGTCCACCCTGGGCAACGTGCTGTCCGGCCGCGATGGCTATGAAGTGACCGAAGGCAGCGTGCAGTTCGAAGGCATCGACCTGCTGGAGCTGGCGCCGGAAGACCGCGCCGCCGCCGGTCTGTTCCTGGCCTTCCAGTACCCGGTGGAAATCCCGGGCGTGAACAACACCTACTTCCTGCGTGCGGCCCTGAACGCCCAGCGCAAGGCGCGCGGCGAAGAAGAACTGGATTCGATGCAGTTCCTCAAGCTGGTGCGCCAGAAGCTGGCCGTGCTGCACCTGAAGGACGAACTGCTGCACCGTGGCGTCAACGAAGGCTTCTCCGGTGGCGAGAAGAAGCGCAACGAGATCTTCCAGCTGGCCGTGCTGGAGCCGAAGCTGGCGATCCTGGACGAGACCGATTCGGGCCTGGACATCGACGCGCTCAAGAGCGTGGCCGACGGCGTGAACGCGCTGCGTGGCAGTGAGCGTTCGTTCCTGGTCATCACCCATTACCAGCGCCTGCTGGACTACATCAAGCCGGACGTGGTGCACGTGCTGGCCGACGGCCGCATCGTCAAGAGCGGTGGCCCGGAGCTGGCGCTGGAACTGGAAGCGCACGGCTACGATTTCCTGAAGGACCGCGTGGTGCGCGAGGCGGCGGTCTGA
- a CDS encoding lysozyme inhibitor LprI family protein: MKALLALALLLGTAAPAWAEGADADDCNAEGTQTELNACADRNFRKADAELNAVYRQVLAKLAGQPVALTRLKDAQRLWVQLRDADLEARYPVGKDENPRFLYGSMYPMLYLHAKTGLTETRTAYLRSEFLERSEYDL, translated from the coding sequence ATGAAGGCCTTGCTCGCCCTGGCCCTGCTACTCGGCACCGCCGCGCCGGCATGGGCGGAAGGCGCCGACGCCGACGACTGCAACGCCGAAGGCACGCAGACCGAGCTCAACGCCTGCGCCGACCGCAATTTCCGCAAGGCCGACGCCGAGCTCAACGCGGTCTACCGGCAGGTGCTGGCCAAGCTTGCCGGGCAGCCGGTGGCGCTGACCCGGCTGAAGGACGCGCAGCGCCTGTGGGTGCAGTTGCGCGATGCCGACCTGGAGGCGCGCTACCCGGTGGGCAAGGACGAGAATCCGCGTTTCCTGTACGGCTCGATGTACCCGATGCTGTATCTGCACGCCAAGACCGGCCTGACCGAAACGCGCACCGCCTACCTGCGCAGCGAATTCCTGGAGCGCAGCGAATACGACCTGTAA
- the sufB gene encoding Fe-S cluster assembly protein SufB, whose protein sequence is MATETIDTVAHDDTPNREIHEQLGRKYSAGFITEIESDSLPPGLDEDTIRALSAKKDEPEWMTQWRLDAYRHFLTMPMPDWAKLQIAPIDLQALSYYSAPKGPKYASLDDVPKELLDTYDKLGVPLHERAKLAGVAVDAVFDSVSVGTTFRKELAEKGIVFCSMSEAIKEHPELVRQYLGSVVPVGDNYFAALNSAVFSDGSFVFIPKGVRCPMELSTYFRINAGHTGQFERTLIICEDKAYVSYLEGCTAPMRDENQLHAAVVELVALEDAEIKYSTVQNWYPGDENGVGGIYNFVTKRAECRGARSKVTWTQVETGSAITWKYPSCVLLGDDSVGEFHSVALTHHRQQADTGTKMIHVGKRTKSKIVSKGISAGRGQNTYRGLVKVDRNAEGARNYTQCDSLLIGKQCGAHTFPYIEVKNPAATVEHEATTSKISDDQLFYCRARGISQEDAVSMIVDGFCKQVFRELPMEFAVEAKKLLEVSLEGSVG, encoded by the coding sequence ATGGCCACCGAAACCATCGATACCGTCGCCCACGACGACACCCCCAACCGCGAGATCCACGAGCAGCTCGGCCGCAAGTATTCGGCCGGCTTCATCACCGAGATCGAATCGGACTCCCTGCCGCCGGGCCTGGACGAGGACACCATCCGTGCCCTGTCGGCCAAGAAGGACGAACCGGAGTGGATGACGCAGTGGCGCCTGGACGCCTACCGCCACTTCCTGACCATGCCGATGCCGGACTGGGCCAAGCTGCAGATCGCCCCGATCGACCTGCAGGCGCTGAGCTACTACTCCGCGCCGAAGGGCCCCAAGTACGCCTCGCTGGACGACGTACCCAAGGAACTGCTGGATACCTACGACAAGCTGGGCGTGCCGCTGCACGAGCGCGCCAAGCTGGCCGGCGTGGCGGTGGACGCGGTGTTCGACTCCGTATCCGTCGGTACCACCTTCCGCAAGGAACTGGCCGAGAAGGGCATCGTGTTCTGCTCCATGTCCGAAGCCATCAAGGAACATCCGGAGCTGGTGCGCCAGTACCTGGGCTCGGTGGTGCCGGTGGGCGACAACTACTTCGCCGCGCTGAACTCGGCGGTGTTCTCCGATGGCAGCTTCGTGTTCATCCCCAAGGGCGTGCGCTGCCCGATGGAGCTGAGCACCTACTTCCGCATCAACGCCGGCCACACCGGCCAGTTCGAGCGCACGCTGATCATCTGCGAGGACAAGGCGTACGTGTCCTACCTGGAAGGCTGCACCGCGCCGATGCGCGACGAGAACCAGCTGCACGCCGCCGTGGTCGAGCTGGTCGCGCTGGAAGACGCGGAAATCAAGTATTCCACCGTGCAGAACTGGTACCCGGGCGATGAGAACGGCGTGGGCGGCATCTACAACTTCGTCACCAAGCGTGCCGAATGCCGTGGCGCCCGCAGCAAGGTCACCTGGACCCAGGTCGAGACCGGTTCGGCGATCACCTGGAAGTACCCGTCCTGCGTGCTGCTGGGCGATGACTCGGTGGGCGAGTTCCACTCCGTGGCGCTGACCCACCACCGCCAGCAGGCCGACACCGGCACCAAGATGATCCACGTCGGCAAGCGCACCAAGAGCAAGATCGTCAGCAAGGGCATCAGCGCCGGCCGTGGCCAGAACACCTACCGTGGCCTGGTCAAGGTGGACCGCAATGCCGAGGGCGCGCGCAACTACACCCAGTGCGATTCGCTGCTGATCGGCAAGCAGTGCGGCGCGCACACCTTCCCGTACATCGAGGTCAAGAACCCGGCGGCCACCGTCGAGCACGAGGCCACCACCTCCAAGATCTCCGACGACCAGCTGTTCTACTGCCGCGCCCGTGGCATCAGCCAGGAAGACGCGGTATCGATGATCGTCGACGGCTTCTGCAAGCAGGTGTTCCGCGAACTGCCGATGGAGTTCGCGGTGGAAGCCAAGAAGCTGCTGGAAGTCTCGCTGGAAGGGTCGGTCGGATGA
- a CDS encoding SUF system Fe-S cluster assembly regulator, with translation MLRVTKLTDYATVVLTVLAARPGDVLSATELAEFTGLEPPTVSKVLKPLAQAGLVEGLRGVRGGYRLTRPAGQITLFEVVEAMEGPLALTECSHDHHQCNMAPKCGARSSWRLINDVVSEALRNVSLAQILPPLPLVDDEQRRTIAVDVVS, from the coding sequence ATGTTGCGCGTCACCAAGCTCACCGATTACGCCACCGTCGTGCTGACCGTGCTTGCCGCCCGTCCGGGCGACGTGCTCAGCGCGACCGAACTGGCTGAATTCACTGGCCTGGAGCCTCCCACCGTCAGCAAGGTGCTCAAGCCGCTGGCCCAGGCCGGCCTGGTCGAAGGCCTGCGTGGCGTCCGCGGCGGCTACCGGCTGACCCGCCCTGCCGGCCAGATCACCCTGTTCGAGGTGGTCGAGGCCATGGAAGGGCCACTGGCGCTGACCGAGTGCAGCCATGACCACCACCAGTGCAACATGGCGCCCAAGTGCGGTGCCCGCAGCAGCTGGCGGCTGATCAACGATGTGGTATCCGAAGCGCTGCGCAATGTCAGCCTGGCGCAGATCCTGCCCCCTCTTCCCCTTGTCGATGACGAACAGCGCCGCACCATCGCTGTCGATGTCGTCTCCTGA
- a CDS encoding SET domain-containing protein-lysine N-methyltransferase, whose translation MPKKIQARTSAIHGNGVFAVAPIKQGERVIQYKGLLRSHGDVDADDSGDVESGHTFLFTLNDDWVIDANYKGNDARWINHSCDPNCEALIEEDEDGDSRGDKVFIEAMRDIAPGEELTYNYGIVLAERHTAKLKKIWECRCGSPRCTGTMLQPKR comes from the coding sequence ATGCCGAAGAAGATCCAAGCCCGCACGTCCGCCATCCACGGCAACGGCGTGTTCGCCGTCGCCCCGATCAAGCAGGGCGAGCGCGTGATCCAGTACAAGGGCCTGCTGCGCAGCCACGGCGATGTCGATGCCGATGACAGTGGCGATGTGGAGAGCGGCCACACGTTCCTGTTCACCCTCAACGATGACTGGGTGATCGATGCCAACTACAAGGGCAACGATGCACGCTGGATCAACCACAGCTGCGACCCGAACTGCGAGGCGCTGATCGAGGAGGACGAGGACGGCGACAGCCGGGGTGACAAGGTATTCATCGAGGCGATGCGCGATATCGCCCCGGGTGAGGAGCTGACCTACAACTACGGCATCGTGCTGGCCGAACGCCACACGGCCAAGCTGAAGAAGATCTGGGAATGCCGCTGTGGCTCGCCCAGGTGCACCGGCACGATGCTGCAGCCCAAGCGCTGA